From Columba livia isolate bColLiv1 breed racing homer chromosome 7, bColLiv1.pat.W.v2, whole genome shotgun sequence, one genomic window encodes:
- the LYPD6B gene encoding ly6/PLAUR domain-containing protein 6B isoform X2, with product MLLFHHMLAGAFLPFFVLSGNWVSAENINFYNVRPPLDPTPFPNSFKCFTCDNAVDNYNCNRWAEDRWCPESTRYCLTVHLFTAHGKSTSVTKKCATGEECHFVGCQHHQESGHTECVSCCEGMICNVEIPTNHTNAVFAVLHARRTSNGSGRTVNLAVLVSVLVIALS from the exons ATGTTGTTGTTCCATCACATGCTGGCTGGAGCTTTTCTTCCGTTCTTCGTGCTTTCAGGAAATTGGGTTTCAGCTGAGAACATCAACTTTTACAATGTGAGACCCCCACTGGACC CCACTCCATTTCCAAACAGTTTCAAGTGCTTTACCTGCGATAATGCGGTGGACAATTACAACTGTAACAGATGGGCTGAAGACAGGTGGTGTCCTGAGA GTACTCGGTACTGTTTGACAGTTCACCTCTTCACAGCCCACGGGAAAAGCACATCCGTCACCAAAAAATGTGCCACTGGAGAAGAATGTCACTTCGTGGGCTGCCAGCACCACCAGGAGAGCGGCCACACC GAATGCGTGTCTTGCTGCGAAGGCATGATTTGCAACGTTGAAATCCCGACCAACCACACAAACGCGGTATTTGCTGTGCTGCACGCCCGGAGAACGTCGAACGGCAGCGGGCGGACAGTCAACCTCGCCGTGCTGGTGTCGGTCCTGGTAATCGCGTTGTCATGA
- the LYPD6B gene encoding ly6/PLAUR domain-containing protein 6B isoform X1: MKSYQSTQGGPNKSAVPCLKHAWEFCFSCPTILSMLLFHHMLAGAFLPFFVLSGNWVSAENINFYNVRPPLDPTPFPNSFKCFTCDNAVDNYNCNRWAEDRWCPESTRYCLTVHLFTAHGKSTSVTKKCATGEECHFVGCQHHQESGHTECVSCCEGMICNVEIPTNHTNAVFAVLHARRTSNGSGRTVNLAVLVSVLVIALS; this comes from the exons ATGAAGTCTTACCAAAGTACTCAGGGGGGCCCAAATAAATCTGCCGTACCATGCCTAAAACAT GCCTGGGAGTTCTGCTTTTCATGCCCAACAATACTCAGCATGTTGTTGTTCCATCACATGCTGGCTGGAGCTTTTCTTCCGTTCTTCGTGCTTTCAGGAAATTGGGTTTCAGCTGAGAACATCAACTTTTACAATGTGAGACCCCCACTGGACC CCACTCCATTTCCAAACAGTTTCAAGTGCTTTACCTGCGATAATGCGGTGGACAATTACAACTGTAACAGATGGGCTGAAGACAGGTGGTGTCCTGAGA GTACTCGGTACTGTTTGACAGTTCACCTCTTCACAGCCCACGGGAAAAGCACATCCGTCACCAAAAAATGTGCCACTGGAGAAGAATGTCACTTCGTGGGCTGCCAGCACCACCAGGAGAGCGGCCACACC GAATGCGTGTCTTGCTGCGAAGGCATGATTTGCAACGTTGAAATCCCGACCAACCACACAAACGCGGTATTTGCTGTGCTGCACGCCCGGAGAACGTCGAACGGCAGCGGGCGGACAGTCAACCTCGCCGTGCTGGTGTCGGTCCTGGTAATCGCGTTGTCATGA